The following are from one region of the Hemitrygon akajei chromosome 31, sHemAka1.3, whole genome shotgun sequence genome:
- the LOC140719307 gene encoding uncharacterized protein: MGMFIFLSLGEPSACHEIIYIYKTKYRSSSSSRSRSRSRSRSRSRSGSRSSSRSRSRSRSRSRSRSRSRSSSKSRSRSRSSSRSRSRSRSRSRSRSSSRSRSRSRSRSRSRSRSRSSSKSRSRSRSRSRSRSRSRSRSRSRSRSRSRSRSRSRSRSRSRSRLRSRSRSRSRSRSRSRSRSRSRPRSRSRSRSRSRSSSSSRSRLRFWSRSISRSIYISGAYSEMRHLC, from the exons ATGGGGATGTTCATCTTCCTTTCACTTGGAGAAccatcagca TGTCATGAGATCATTTACATTTACAAAACAAAGTACaggtccagctccagctccagatcCAGATCCAGGTCCAGATCCAGGTCCAGGTCCAGGTCCGGGTCCAGATCCAGCTCCAGATCCAGATCCAGATCCAGATCCAGATCCAGGTCCAGATCCAGATCCAGATCCAGCTCCAAATCCAGATCCAGGTCCAGATCCAGCTCCAGGTCCAGATCCAGATCCAGATCCAGATCCAGGTCCAGATCCAGCTCCAGGTCCAGATCCAGATCCAGATCCAGGTCCAGATCCAGATCCAGATCCAGATCCAGCTCCAAATCCAGATCCAGGTCCAGGTCCAGGTCCAGATCCAGATCCAGGTCCAGATCCAGGTCCAGGTCCAGGTCCAGATCCAGGTCCAGATCCAGATCCAGGTCCAGATCCAGATCCAGGTCCAGGTCCAGGCTCAGATCCAGATCCAGGTCCAGGTCCAGGTCCAGATCCAGATCCAGGTCCAGATCCAGGTCCAGGCCCAGATCCAGATCCAGGTCCAGATCCAGATCCaggtccagctccagctccaggtCCAGGTTGAGGTTCTGGTCCAGGTCTATATCCAGGTCCATTTATATATCAGgtgcatacagtgaaatgcgccatTTGTGTTAA